A genomic window from Flavobacterium sp. I3-2 includes:
- the gcvP gene encoding aminomethyl-transferring glycine dehydrogenase, with translation MKTNAFALRHIGPRPTDLPHMFNTVGVKDMDQLLFETFPDKIRLQKDLELDPAMTEYEYMSHITELGAKNKVFRSMIGLGYNEAIVPAVIQRNIFENPGWYTAYTPYQAEIAQGRLEALLNFQTTVIELTGMEIANASLLDESTAAAEAMALLFDVRTRDQKKNNANKFFVSEEVLPQTLSVLQTRSTPIGVELVVGNHETFNFSEEFFGVMLQYPGKYGQVHDYGDFINTAKTKDIKVAVAADILSLVRLKSPGEMGADVVVGTTQRFGIPLGFGGPHAGFFATKEEYKRSMPGRIIGISQDTNGNRALRMALQTREQHIKREKATSNICTAQVLLAVMAGMYAVYHGPKGLRFIANNVHATAVTIETELAKLGFEQANDAYFDTILVKAEAAKVKEIAEKNRYNFFYADANHVSITVNETTSLKDVNQVVAIFAEVAGKSFETVTELSGLALVPVSLERTSTFLEHEVFNTYQSESQLMRYIKKLERKDLALNHSMISLGSCTMKLNAAAEMLPLSLPNWANMHPFAPASQAEGYLTMLHKLEQQLNVITGFAGTTLQPNSGAQGEYAGLMVIRAYHESRGEGHRNIALIPSSAHGTNPASAAMAGMKVVVTKTTEEGNIDVEDLRAKAELHKDNLSCVMITYPSTHGVYESSIIEITNLIHENGGQVYMDGANMNAQVGLTNPATIGADVCHLNLHKTFAIPHGGGGPGVGPICVAKHLVEFLPTNPVVKVGGDNAITAISAAPYGSALVCLISYGYISMLGAEGLRKSTETAILNANYMKARLQEGYEVLYSGERGRAAHEMIIDCRMFKANGIEVTDIAKRLMDYGFHAPTVSFPVAGTLMIEPTESEDLAELDRFCDAMLSIRKEIEAATAEDTNNVLKNAPHTLAMLTAETWEQPYSRQQAAYPLEYVSENKFWPTVRRIDDAFGDRNLVCSCAPIEAYMEA, from the coding sequence ATGAAAACAAATGCATTTGCTTTAAGACACATCGGACCAAGACCGACCGATTTGCCACATATGTTTAATACCGTTGGTGTTAAAGACATGGACCAATTATTATTTGAGACTTTCCCAGATAAAATCCGTTTACAAAAAGATTTAGAATTAGATCCTGCAATGACAGAATATGAGTACATGAGCCATATTACTGAATTAGGAGCTAAAAACAAAGTATTCAGATCAATGATCGGTTTAGGTTACAACGAAGCGATTGTTCCTGCTGTTATTCAACGTAATATTTTTGAAAACCCAGGATGGTACACGGCTTACACGCCTTACCAAGCTGAAATCGCTCAAGGTCGTTTAGAAGCTTTATTAAATTTCCAAACTACAGTTATTGAATTAACTGGAATGGAAATCGCGAATGCATCTTTATTAGACGAAAGTACTGCTGCTGCTGAAGCAATGGCTCTTTTGTTTGATGTAAGAACTAGAGATCAAAAGAAAAATAACGCAAATAAATTCTTCGTTTCTGAAGAAGTTTTACCTCAAACCTTATCTGTTTTACAAACGCGTTCTACTCCAATCGGTGTTGAATTAGTTGTTGGAAATCACGAAACTTTTAACTTCTCAGAAGAATTCTTTGGAGTTATGTTACAATATCCAGGTAAATACGGACAAGTTCATGATTACGGAGATTTTATCAATACAGCAAAAACGAAAGATATTAAAGTTGCAGTTGCAGCAGATATTTTATCATTAGTTCGTTTAAAATCACCAGGAGAAATGGGCGCTGATGTTGTTGTAGGAACGACACAACGTTTTGGTATTCCATTAGGATTTGGTGGACCACACGCTGGTTTCTTCGCAACGAAAGAAGAGTACAAACGTTCAATGCCGGGTCGTATCATCGGAATTTCTCAAGACACAAACGGAAACCGTGCATTACGTATGGCTTTACAAACTCGTGAGCAACACATCAAACGTGAAAAAGCAACTTCAAACATTTGTACGGCTCAAGTTTTATTAGCTGTTATGGCAGGAATGTACGCCGTTTATCACGGACCAAAAGGTTTACGTTTTATTGCAAACAACGTTCATGCAACAGCTGTTACTATCGAAACTGAATTAGCTAAATTAGGATTCGAGCAAGCAAACGATGCATATTTCGATACGATTTTAGTCAAAGCTGAAGCTGCTAAAGTTAAAGAAATTGCTGAGAAAAACAGATACAACTTCTTCTATGCAGATGCAAATCACGTATCAATTACAGTAAACGAAACAACTTCTTTAAAAGATGTTAATCAAGTAGTTGCTATTTTTGCTGAAGTTGCAGGAAAATCTTTTGAAACAGTTACAGAATTATCTGGTTTAGCTTTAGTTCCTGTAAGTTTAGAAAGAACATCTACTTTCTTAGAACATGAGGTTTTCAATACGTATCAATCAGAATCTCAATTGATGCGTTATATCAAAAAATTAGAGCGTAAAGATTTAGCTTTAAATCATTCTATGATTTCTTTAGGATCTTGTACAATGAAATTAAATGCTGCTGCAGAAATGTTACCTTTAAGTTTACCAAACTGGGCAAACATGCACCCTTTTGCACCAGCTTCTCAGGCAGAAGGTTACTTAACGATGTTACATAAATTAGAACAACAGTTAAATGTAATCACTGGTTTTGCAGGTACAACTTTACAACCAAACTCAGGAGCTCAAGGAGAATACGCAGGATTAATGGTGATTCGCGCTTACCATGAATCTCGTGGAGAAGGTCACCGTAACATTGCTTTAATTCCATCATCTGCACACGGAACAAACCCTGCTTCTGCTGCAATGGCTGGTATGAAAGTAGTAGTTACAAAAACAACTGAAGAAGGTAATATCGATGTTGAAGATTTAAGAGCAAAAGCTGAATTACATAAAGATAATTTATCTTGTGTAATGATTACTTACCCATCAACTCACGGTGTTTACGAATCATCAATTATCGAAATCACAAACTTAATCCATGAAAATGGTGGTCAAGTTTATATGGATGGTGCAAACATGAACGCTCAAGTTGGATTAACAAATCCAGCAACAATTGGAGCTGACGTTTGTCACTTAAACTTACACAAAACATTTGCAATTCCTCACGGAGGTGGTGGACCAGGTGTTGGACCAATTTGTGTAGCTAAACATTTAGTTGAGTTTTTACCTACAAATCCAGTTGTAAAAGTTGGAGGAGATAACGCAATTACAGCTATTTCTGCTGCACCTTACGGATCGGCTTTAGTATGTTTAATTTCTTACGGTTACATTTCGATGTTAGGTGCTGAAGGTTTAAGAAAATCTACAGAAACTGCTATCTTAAATGCAAACTATATGAAAGCGCGTTTACAAGAAGGATACGAAGTATTATATTCTGGAGAACGCGGACGTGCAGCTCACGAAATGATCATCGATTGTCGTATGTTCAAAGCTAACGGAATTGAAGTTACTGACATTGCGAAGCGTTTAATGGACTACGGATTCCACGCTCCAACAGTTTCTTTCCCTGTTGCTGGAACTTTAATGATTGAACCAACTGAATCTGAAGATTTAGCTGAATTAGATCGTTTCTGTGATGCAATGCTTTCGATTCGTAAAGAAATCGAAGCTGCAACTGCAGAAGACACAAACAACGTGTTAAAAAATGCACCTCATACTTTAGCGATGTTAACTGCTGAAACTTGGGAACAACCTTATTCACGTCAACAAGCAGCTTATCCATTAGAATATGTTTCTGAAAACAAATTCTGGCCAACTGTTCGTAGAATTGATGATGCATTCGGAGATAGAAACTTAGTTTGTTCTTGTGCTCCAATCGAAGCATACATGGAAGCTTAA
- a CDS encoding XAC2610-related protein — MNKLNFTILFCLMFISVHPQKIKLIDFSDRYSGELTIISDSNDNQEENATLLIYDNKLKKTVLETHAFVSEYDLEDKKVKTNVLEFPYGEQSILIYDDFNFDGIDDIAVRVGYYSCYGGPAYNVYLAHKNTFDFDEDFTDLAQSYCGFFITDSEKKQISTMTKSGCCWHQYNTYKVENNKPVLIESIEESYGTLGFLVDYTHSKLENGKMITKKYHTLPYDANGPIFELTFKNGKRMVLYEFIDNELFYGFLNSDGIIELYHNKDFVFNSNTNELIFKNGTITYEISDSGINVIMPTKTVKLNAIDKPKNKLNANLFDNMRNVSK; from the coding sequence ATGAACAAATTAAATTTTACAATATTATTTTGCCTGATGTTTATTTCTGTTCATCCTCAGAAGATAAAATTAATAGACTTTTCTGATCGATATTCAGGTGAACTGACAATAATTTCTGATTCAAATGATAACCAAGAAGAAAATGCTACTTTGCTCATTTATGATAATAAACTAAAGAAAACGGTTCTAGAAACACATGCTTTTGTATCTGAATATGATTTAGAAGACAAAAAAGTAAAAACCAATGTGTTGGAGTTTCCTTATGGTGAACAAAGTATTTTAATTTATGATGACTTTAATTTTGACGGAATAGATGACATTGCAGTACGTGTCGGATATTATAGTTGTTATGGTGGCCCAGCTTACAATGTGTATTTAGCTCATAAAAACACATTTGATTTTGATGAAGATTTTACAGATTTAGCTCAAAGTTATTGCGGCTTTTTTATTACCGATTCAGAAAAAAAACAAATCTCAACAATGACTAAAAGCGGATGCTGTTGGCATCAATATAATACTTATAAAGTAGAAAATAACAAACCGGTTTTGATAGAAAGTATTGAAGAATCATATGGAACTTTAGGTTTTTTAGTAGATTATACTCATTCGAAATTAGAAAATGGTAAAATGATAACAAAAAAATATCACACTTTACCTTACGATGCTAATGGGCCGATTTTTGAATTGACTTTTAAAAATGGAAAACGAATGGTTTTGTATGAATTTATCGACAATGAATTGTTCTATGGATTTCTAAATTCGGATGGAATAATTGAATTATATCATAATAAAGATTTCGTTTTTAATTCAAACACAAACGAATTAATTTTCAAAAATGGAACGATAACTTACGAGATTTCAGATTCCGGTATCAATGTGATTATGCCGACAAAGACTGTAAAATTGAATGCTATCGATAAACCTAAAAATAAATTAAACGCCAATTTATTTGATAATATGAGAAATGTTTCAAAATAA
- a CDS encoding TonB-dependent receptor: protein MQFKSFLFFFVFLINFSAMHAQFKVYGVAYDGSGNKLTSAEVSIVNEIGSKSVFSDNDGNYVFDNIANGNYQLFVSVGAYHEQIQIEVKNSNLQKDIYLFSYNSGQNLDDMLIHVESIKSQLEKEGYAMNVIETKEAALRNIQTNELLDRSVGVRVRQNGGLGAAVNYNLNGMSGNAVRIFINGLPISTYGSSFDLNSIPPALIERIEVYKGVVPIHLSDDILGGAINIILKKNLSNSVNASVSYGSFNTFQTNLNGMFRNQKTGLTFKASGFHNYSDNDYTIWGKFARNIDAFGQYEFVKVKRFNDKYKSTGGRVEVGFTDVKWADSFMLGFNSSKAYNEIQHGLYMTIPYKGRFTESNAQIFSLEYAKKNLFTDGLDFTLSGMISDRKQVVNDTVSDRYNWYGDVVKGIYGEVIKTDKGAQQGAPTLNHINRNIKTFRSGVSYEFIENHALMLNHHLYDINRTDEDQLKPISQRVYATENFLQKNITSFAYDFRVFENKLKGNIFTKLYSQRIKQVNPTSVLVDGNPTKVDNVKTSNLSETGYGLATSYLITPSIVILFSAEKALRLPSENEIFGDPSENMISNLGLKPEISNNYNLGFKFGSYRINKHKFSISGSGFIRDTKDKIIRKVDNRINEALQTAPFTNLGKSKSIGFEAELSYSFNERLIFNGNLSRFQTLSNLKYDENGNIFDNYREQVPNEPFFTANASLQYQLNDIFMKQSKLFLNYNFGFVESFYTVWSMPKGISNRDDILKESETPKQFIQDLGFSYVFPKNQFVVSFDAKNIFNNQAYDNFAVQKPGRAFYLKINYTFNK from the coding sequence ATGCAGTTCAAGAGTTTTTTATTCTTTTTTGTTTTCTTAATTAATTTCAGTGCAATGCACGCGCAATTTAAAGTTTATGGTGTTGCTTATGATGGATCTGGTAATAAATTAACATCTGCTGAGGTTTCGATTGTTAATGAAATAGGTTCGAAGTCTGTTTTTAGCGATAATGACGGAAATTATGTCTTTGACAATATTGCAAATGGAAATTATCAACTATTTGTTTCTGTTGGTGCTTATCACGAACAAATTCAAATAGAAGTTAAAAACTCAAATCTGCAAAAGGATATCTATTTATTTTCTTACAATAGTGGTCAGAATTTAGACGATATGCTTATTCATGTTGAATCAATAAAATCTCAATTAGAGAAAGAAGGTTACGCGATGAATGTAATCGAAACAAAAGAAGCAGCGCTACGTAATATACAAACAAATGAACTTTTAGACCGTTCTGTTGGTGTTCGAGTAAGACAAAATGGAGGATTAGGTGCTGCAGTTAATTATAATTTAAACGGAATGTCAGGTAATGCTGTTCGTATTTTTATTAACGGATTGCCGATTTCAACTTACGGCTCTTCATTTGATTTAAATAGTATTCCGCCTGCATTAATCGAACGTATTGAAGTATATAAAGGTGTTGTTCCAATTCATCTGTCGGACGATATTTTAGGTGGAGCTATTAATATCATCTTAAAGAAAAATTTAAGTAACTCAGTAAATGCTTCTGTTTCTTATGGTTCGTTCAATACGTTTCAAACGAATTTAAACGGAATGTTTAGAAATCAAAAAACAGGTTTGACTTTTAAAGCTTCGGGGTTTCATAATTATTCGGATAACGATTATACTATTTGGGGAAAGTTTGCTAGAAATATAGACGCTTTTGGACAATACGAATTTGTAAAAGTTAAACGATTTAACGATAAATATAAATCGACAGGTGGTAGAGTTGAAGTAGGTTTTACAGACGTTAAATGGGCTGATAGTTTTATGTTAGGATTTAATTCGTCAAAAGCTTATAACGAAATTCAGCATGGCCTTTATATGACTATTCCTTATAAAGGAAGATTTACAGAAAGTAATGCGCAAATTTTTAGCTTAGAATACGCAAAGAAAAATCTTTTTACTGACGGATTAGATTTTACTTTAAGCGGAATGATTAGTGATAGAAAACAAGTTGTTAATGATACGGTTTCTGATCGTTATAATTGGTATGGCGATGTTGTAAAAGGTATTTATGGTGAAGTTATTAAAACTGATAAAGGAGCGCAACAAGGTGCACCAACTTTAAATCATATCAATAGAAATATTAAAACATTTAGATCAGGTGTAAGTTATGAATTTATTGAAAATCATGCTTTGATGCTTAATCATCATTTGTATGATATTAACAGAACTGATGAAGATCAATTAAAGCCAATCTCTCAAAGAGTTTACGCGACTGAAAATTTCTTACAAAAAAATATAACTTCATTTGCTTATGATTTTAGAGTTTTTGAAAATAAACTAAAAGGAAATATTTTTACGAAACTCTATTCTCAACGTATCAAGCAAGTAAATCCAACTTCGGTACTTGTTGACGGAAATCCAACAAAAGTTGACAATGTCAAAACAAGTAATTTATCAGAAACGGGTTACGGACTAGCAACTTCTTATTTAATTACGCCTTCAATTGTAATTTTGTTTTCAGCAGAAAAGGCATTGAGATTACCATCTGAGAATGAAATATTTGGTGATCCTTCTGAAAATATGATTTCTAATCTTGGTTTAAAACCAGAGATAAGTAATAATTATAATCTTGGATTTAAATTTGGGTCTTATCGAATCAATAAACATAAATTTTCGATTTCAGGATCAGGTTTTATCAGAGATACCAAAGATAAAATTATAAGAAAAGTTGATAACAGAATTAATGAAGCTTTGCAAACGGCACCTTTTACGAACTTAGGAAAATCTAAAAGTATTGGTTTTGAGGCTGAATTAAGTTATAGTTTTAACGAGAGATTGATTTTTAATGGAAATTTATCTCGTTTCCAGACCTTATCAAATTTAAAATATGACGAAAATGGAAATATTTTCGATAATTATAGAGAACAAGTTCCAAACGAACCCTTTTTCACAGCAAATGCATCTTTACAATATCAGTTAAATGATATTTTTATGAAACAAAGCAAGTTGTTTTTGAATTATAACTTTGGTTTTGTTGAATCATTTTATACCGTTTGGTCTATGCCTAAAGGAATCTCTAATAGAGATGATATTTTAAAAGAATCAGAAACGCCAAAGCAATTTATTCAAGATTTAGGTTTTAGTTATGTATTTCCAAAAAATCAATTTGTAGTAAGTTTTGATGCTAAAAATATTTTCAATAATCAAGCTTACGACAACTTTGCTGTTCAAAAACCAGGAAGAGCTTTTTACTTAAAAATCAATTATACATTTAATAAATAA
- a CDS encoding OmpA family protein: MKKRILLIAIFAGILSFTSCKSKKNNKVQEEPEVVEIVESEVVTEVVKTEEGTKLIFASDLLFATNSYTLTTQEEGALKDFVKLLNKKKNRDKKIRIDGYTDNTGTVQYNNVLSENRANSVMKYLEAEGIETSRMSTKGFGQSKPVADNNTPEGRQKNRRVEITILD; encoded by the coding sequence ATGAAAAAGAGAATATTATTAATTGCAATTTTTGCTGGTATTTTAAGTTTTACATCTTGTAAGTCAAAGAAAAATAACAAAGTACAAGAAGAACCTGAAGTAGTTGAAATTGTTGAGAGCGAAGTTGTTACTGAAGTTGTTAAAACCGAAGAAGGAACAAAATTAATTTTTGCTTCTGATTTACTTTTCGCAACGAACTCTTATACTTTAACTACGCAAGAAGAAGGTGCTTTGAAAGATTTTGTGAAATTGCTTAATAAGAAAAAGAACAGAGACAAGAAAATTAGAATTGACGGATATACAGACAACACTGGAACAGTTCAGTATAACAATGTTTTGTCTGAAAACAGGGCTAATTCTGTTATGAAATATCTTGAAGCAGAAGGTATTGAAACTTCAAGAATGTCAACTAAAGGATTTGGGCAATCTAAACCAGTTGCTGATAATAATACACCTGAAGGAAGACAAAAAAACAGAAGAGTAGAAATAACAATTTTAGATTAA